In one window of Drosophila ananassae strain 14024-0371.13 chromosome XR, ASM1763931v2, whole genome shotgun sequence DNA:
- the LOC6502009 gene encoding sulfite oxidase, mitochondrial: protein MRLLWRTFQGLAKSRNRRLLATTTTRWSGRNQEEREQRQDHQWSHPDSRLEQLLYATYWAGGLALAYHWLGPKKTDLLAKEAPAGKDDEEEVARLWHVTVRSDLPTYKQAQVESHNSAEARIWVTYGLGVYDVTDFAENHPGGDKIMMAAGSAIDPFWAIYQQHNTLEVLELLEGFRIGNLEGGLAETSVETELGSPWAQEPQRHALLKPASKRPFNAEPPIGMLAENFLTPNELFYVRNHLPVPVITEAEYELEIETGCAKPPLTLTLAGIRALPKHSVTAAIMCGGNRRSEMTKFKAVKGLSWGAGAVGNAKWSGARLCDVLAQQGVKPDETRHVIFEGADLDPTSHPYGASIPLAKALDPRGDVLLAYEMNDEPLSRDHGYPIRVIVPGTVGARNVKWLTRIVVADQESDSHWQQNDYKGFSPSTDWDTVDFSKSDAIQAMPVTSAICTPQPGSRVRVDEDKDGGHVTVRGYAWSGGGRKIVRVDLTNDEGQSWHVAELEQEDQPDGRHYGWSLWTARLPVTEAQRKGGDLEIWAKAVDSAYNVQPEKFEHIWNLRGVLANAYHKVRVKLV, encoded by the exons ATGCGCTTGCTGTGGCGCACCTTTCAGGGACTGGCCAAGTCCAGGAACCGTCGGCTTCTGGCAACCACAACCACCAGGTGGAGTGGCCGGAACCAGGAGgagagggagcagcggcaggaTCACCAATGGAGCCACCCTGACAGTCGGCTGGAGCAGCTCCTGTACGCCACCTACTGGGCCGGAGGTCTGGCTCTGGCCTACCATTGGCTGGGCCCCAAGAAGACCGACCTGCTGGCCAAGGAAGCGCCCGCCGGGAAGGACGACGAAGAGGAGGTGGCCCGTCTGTGGCACGTAACAGTGAGAAGCGACCTGCCCACCTACAAGCAGGCGCAGGTGGAGAGCCACAACTCGGCGGAGGCACGCATCTGGGTCACCTACGGCCTGGGGGTGTACGATGTCACCGACTTTGCGGAGAACCATCCGGGCGGAGACAAGATCATGATGGCCGCCGGCAGTGCCATCGATCCGTTCTGGGCCATCTACCAGCAACACAACACCCTGGAGGTGCTGGAGCTGCTGGAGGGCTTCCGGATCGGCAACCTCGAGGGCGGCCTGGCCGAGACCAGTGTGGAGACCGAGCTGGGCTCACCCTGGGCCCAGGAGCCCCAGCGACACGCCCTGCTGAAGCCCGCCTCCAAGCGGCCCTTCAACGCGGAGCCGCCCATCGGAATGCTGGCGGAGAACTTCCTGACCCCCAACGAACTCTTCTACgtgcgcaaccacctgcccgtCCCGGTCATCACGGAGGCGGAGTACGAGCTGGAGATTGAAACGGGCTGCGCGAAGCCGCCCCTGACTCTGACCCTGGCGGGGATCAGGGCCCTGCCCAAGCACTCGGTCACCGCGGCCATCATGTGCGGCGGCAACCGGCGCTCGGAGATGACCAAGTTCAAGGCGGTCAAGG GTCTGTCGTGGGGCGCCGGAGCCGTGGGAAACGCCAAGTGGTCGGGAGCCAGGCTCTGCGATGTCCTGGCCCAGCAGGGCGTCAAGCCGGACGAGACCCGGCACGTCATCTTCGAGGGCGCCGACCTGGACCCCACTTCCCACCCGTACGGAGCCTCCATTCCCCTGGCCAAAGCTTTGGATCCGCGCGGAGACGTCCTGCTCGCCTACGAAATGAACGACGAGCCCCTGAGCCGGGATCACGGCTATCCCATACGGGTGATAGTGCCCGGCACGGTGGGGGCCCGCAACGTCAAGTGGCTGACCCGGATCGTGGTGGCCGACCAGGAATCGGACTCGCACTGGCAGCAAAACGACTACAAGGGCTTCAGTCCGAGCACGGACTGGGACACCGTGGACTTCAGCAAGTCGGATGCCATCCAGGCCATGCCCGTGACCTCGGCTATCTGCACACCGCAGCCGGGATCCCGGGTCAGGGTGGACGAGGACAAGGACGGGGGACACGTCACCGTGAGGGGCTATGCGTGGAGCGGGGGCGGACGGAAGATAGTGCGCGTGGACCTCACCAACGACGAGGGCCAGAGCTGGCACGTGGCCGagctggagcaggaggacCAGCCCGACGGCCGGCACTACGGCTGGTCCCTGTGGACGGCCAGGCTGCCGGTAACGGAGGCCCAACGCAAGGGCGGCGACCTAGAGATCTGGGCCAAGGCCGTGGACTCGGCGTACAATGTCCAGCCGGAGAAGTTCGAGCACATTTGGAACCTGCGCGGAGTTCTGGCCAACGCCTACCACAAGGTCAGGGTGAAGCTCGTCTAG